The sequence below is a genomic window from Rhizobium sp. NXC14.
CCTTCGCTGTCCGGCTCCAGCCGGTGCCGATCGGATCGATCAGCACGAGATCGGTAAAGTCGAGCCAGCTATGCTCGTTATCAATGAATTTCGCATGGGCGCCGTCGCGTGCCTGAGGCCCGAAATCGAGCACTTTTGGCCCGACCAGCCCGAGATGCAGAAAGGCGGAGGCCGCGCCCGGCCCGCCGTTGAAGACAAAGGTCAGCGGCCGATCCGGCCCGCCACCCTTGGCGACATAGGCGGTGTAGAAGATCGCGCCGGTCTGCGCTCCGTCTTGGCCGAAGAGATCAAGAGTACCGGCGGTCGCGGTATAGGCGATCTTTCGGCCGTCGATCGTCAGCTCGTGCTCCGTGACGGAGTCGGCTGGCAGCAGCTTCAGCACGCCGTCGCGCGCACTGCGCTCGACATTTGCCTGGCGCCCGCCGCTTTCCTGCGCCAGGGAAAAGGCAGGCCCCAGCGATGCCATCAACGCGGTGAGCAGAAACAGGGTTCGTATGCGCACGATTTGTCCTCCGGCGGATGCGGGCTGAGATAGCGTAGCATCCGCGATCGGCGACCGGAATCAAGAGATGGTGATGGGCCGGGGATGGCAAAGGTGAGGCGCGGCTCAGGCTTTCTCGACCGCGTGCACATTCACCTCCAGCGCCCGGCCGGCCTTCCAGCCGTTGATCGCGGCTCCGAGCCCGAGCGCGACGAACAGAACCGCACACCAGGAAAAGCTTCCGGTCCAGCCGCGGATGAGGCCGACGATCAGCGGGCCGATTGCGGCGAGGAGGTAGCCGACGCATTGCGCCATGCTGGAGAGATGGGCGGCGACATCGGGGTCGCGCGAGCGCAGCACGATCGTCGTCATGGCGGCCGCGATCAGTCCTCCCTGGCCGATGCCTTGCAGCACCGCCCACAGCCAGACGCTCGAAAGCGGCGCAAAGAGCAGTCCAAGCAGAGCGGTGACCGCAACGCCGCAGAGGCCGGCATTGATCAATCGCTGGTCTCTGCCGCGCACGGCGATATGCGGCACGACGAGGCAGGAGGCCGCCTGCACCATCACCGAGAGCGAAACGATCGCTCCGGCCGTGACGCCGTCGAGCCCGCGTTCGCGCAAGATGGGAACCAGCCAGCCGAAGACGCAGTAGGCAAGCGCCGATTGCAGCCCCATGAACAGCGTGACCTGCCAGGCCAGCCGGTCCCGCCAGAGTCCGTCGATGCGAAAGCCGTTTCGCCTTGCTCCGGCGCCGCCGCGAAGGACCTGCGGCAGCCAGATGAGCCCGACGGCGAGCGCCGGCAGCGCCCATGCGGCGAGCGCGCCGCCGAGAGAGCCGCCGAGCGCGTGCTCGATCGGCAGGGTCAGCCCGGCCGCACTGGCAGCACCTGCACAGAGCGCCATCGTATAAAAGCCGGTCATCAGCGCGGCGCGTCTGGGGAAGTCTCGCTTCACCAGTCCCGGCAGCAGCACGTTGCCGACGGCGATGCAAGCACCGGCAAGCGCCGTGCCGATAAAGAGCAGCGGCACGGAGGAAAGCCCACGCAAAGCTGTGCCGAGCGCAAGCAGCAGGAGAACGCCGAGCAGTGTGCGTTCCGTTCCGATGCGCTGGGCAAGACGCGGCGCAAGCGGCGAGAAGATGCCGAGACAGACGACCGGAAGCGTCGTCAGCAGGCTGGCGCCGAGCGCGCCCAGCCCGAGTTCGGAGCGGATCTCCGGCAGGAGCGCCGAGGCGCTCGAAAAGACCGGGCGCAGGTTGAAAGCGATGAGCACGAGGCTCGCGCCGAGCAGCAAACTGGCCGCACCATTCCGCACCGGCGTTGCCTGCTGGGCGGGAAGAGTGCCAGCCTCGGCATCGATCAGCAATTCGTCGGCCACGTCAAGCGTGACGGCGGCAG
It includes:
- a CDS encoding MFS transporter; this encodes MNTPSNAAAVTLDVADELLIDAEAGTLPAQQATPVRNGAASLLLGASLVLIAFNLRPVFSSASALLPEIRSELGLGALGASLLTTLPVVCLGIFSPLAPRLAQRIGTERTLLGVLLLLALGTALRGLSSVPLLFIGTALAGACIAVGNVLLPGLVKRDFPRRAALMTGFYTMALCAGAASAAGLTLPIEHALGGSLGGALAAWALPALAVGLIWLPQVLRGGAGARRNGFRIDGLWRDRLAWQVTLFMGLQSALAYCVFGWLVPILRERGLDGVTAGAIVSLSVMVQAASCLVVPHIAVRGRDQRLINAGLCGVAVTALLGLLFAPLSSVWLWAVLQGIGQGGLIAAAMTTIVLRSRDPDVAAHLSSMAQCVGYLLAAIGPLIVGLIRGWTGSFSWCAVLFVALGLGAAINGWKAGRALEVNVHAVEKA